The nucleotide sequence GGCTATACGCCTTTACCATGAAAATTTGAGCCGTCGGATCAAAATTTGATCAATTGGCAGGCCTATTTCAAGTTCCAATAGTGCctgtaagaaaggaaaaataattcacTTTGTGAAGTGGGAGTGATCGATGCTGGCATTATGATctgaaattaaaaagagaaagtTGTCATGTGAGTTGATGATAAGGAATCATGGGGAATCAGGGTTGATGATGGTCTTTCTCTTTATAATGCCACCAACCAACAACGCAAtgtgttggagttgggtttCGGTGCCCAAATGGCTCACTCCAGCTATCCGATCCGACccaagcaaaataaaaaatgggaaacGTTTTTAACAGTTTTAAATCTACCTAAAAtggttattattaaaataaaaaaataataaaattttttcctCCCTCGGTGAGAAGCATATCTCTCTCTctgaaaaaaataagagaaggaATATTGTTTTTACTCTCTCTCCCTTAAAATCTGATAAGAGAGAACATAattcttctttttgaaaaacaaaaggtttCCCTTTTGAAGTTCTTTTATTCTAtgttttatgtaaaaataaaggTCAAGGCACTTGGGTGTTacgaaatttttgaaaaacaattaatggAAATTTTTGCCCACTTCAAAAGGTAACGAAAACCCTTATTTTCGGTCACAATGATATATATCATCattcttatttcatttaaatgattatttttctatatcatTTTGCTATGAACTCTCATGAATCCATATGTTCCTAAGAGCAAAGTAATTCTAAACCTTTTTCCCATATGCGTTCTCAAGCTAAGAAGATCAGCCACTATAGGCAACATATTCATGGTTCATCTGAAAAAATCAATGTAGCAACACTTGGAAGTACAATGGAGATGAACAAAATATATGAGAATATTTATTCTACagtttattcattaagtaattACGGATTACAGCCGTACAGAAGCACGGTCATAACAAAATGAATCAAACATCCAAGAAGCAATGAATCTACCTAACCATGGAGATTATCAATACTTGCTGCTGGTACTGGAACATATATAGATGAAGCCTATGAATGATGCTAACAGGTCTCTGAGTATTAGAGGGAATAAAGCTCAGCTAACTCCTCCAATGATTCACTGGTGAGCTTGGGATCTGCATTATCCAGCATCCATAATAGGTGGTCAAAGAGAACAACCTCACAGTTCACAGAGATGACTCCACCCGGACCCTGCTTGGACTTCTCTTCAATTAAAGCATTCAATAAAGGATGCTTTAGATGCTTCGAACTAACTGCATATTGCCTCCTTTTACTTCCCACATACACCGTTTCTTGAtgttcttcttcctctttcatATCTGCAAATGTTTCTTCCCTTGCCGAGTTTGATCTTGGACTAGCACTATTGTAAGAGGAGGACCTTCTCATCTGCCTTGAGAAGCTCTTGCACTTGTTCAGTATGACGTTAAGCTTCTTCATCCTCAAAACCAGAGAGACTGAGAGGAGGAGAAAGCTATCACAAAATccataaaacataaaacatatgATATATACTCAGCCACAGAAGAAATGGTAACTGATTAGGCTGTGGGTGGGACCCTTGGTTACATCTCAAGCATTCATTCATCTCATGTAGCTTCATGGTGCATGTAACATAGTTACACAGTCAGGCACTGCTCATGCATGTGTACAAAATTAAACATGGAGGAATGCGCTTTGAGGACTTGGAAGGGCTCTCAACTGGACAGATGCACCcaaaaaccaataaataaaaaagggaagaaaagaagaaaggcaaaaagtaaaaaagcaaaAGAAGTTTTGTGAAGTGGGAGGCACCACCATGATGATAACATAAGCAATTAAGTTGAGAAAACAAAGTTCCACCAGCTTTTGGTACTTAGCCGTTTTAGTGGCTCCCACTCGTGCACTGTATCTTGGTAGTTGTTTAGTAAGCTAATCTAATCACTCAATTGTAGCTAGATAATGTAATTAAAGTTGAGTTTAATTACAGGATCGGATTGCGATGTAGAATATTCCACCTAAAATggaattattataataaatttaattaaacaagGAGTACTTGAAGTGTTTTGGATCGACCATCACATCAATGTTAAGTCACATCCCGATCGATGTTAATTTTGATTATCAAATCAACTACTATATTTAATGACTTCCAATTTTTGTGTTGTCCTTCATTGTTTAATCTTCTATAATTAACTTCTCCTTCACTTGAATACGAAATgatcattattttttcatttgtttagaaGGGTCACATGCAGTTGTGATAGAATGCTGATAGAATCActagaagaaaaatgatattaaaattaattgggGTGGACTGGGAATAATTGGAGGTGACCCACAGTGATGGGGCTTGGACCTGCTGCCTCACTTGGATGGTTACTTGACAAAAGGATGGTGAACATGCATCTCTTTTGTCTTGAAGCTGAATCCCACCACATGGGCCCCTTACTGGCCATATAATTCATGCATGAATTTGCGCCATTAAAGCTGCATATATGGTCCACT is from Vitis riparia cultivar Riparia Gloire de Montpellier isolate 1030 chromosome 10, EGFV_Vit.rip_1.0, whole genome shotgun sequence and encodes:
- the LOC117924293 gene encoding auxin-responsive protein SAUR76-like, producing the protein MFYGFCDSFLLLSVSLVLRMKKLNVILNKCKSFSRQMRRSSSYNSASPRSNSAREETFADMKEEEEHQETVYVGSKRRQYAVSSKHLKHPLLNALIEEKSKQGPGGVISVNCEVVLFDHLLWMLDNADPKLTSESLEELAELYSL